GCTCCAGACGCTCACGAGCATCGTGCAGGCGCTGATTTTCTCCCTCCTTGCGACCGTGTACCTCTACATGATGCTGCCTCACGAGGCGCACGAGAGCGGGGAGGCCAAGGAAGCGCATTGAACGGAAAACGGAACAGGAGGAGGTAAATCCATGCTTTTTCCAGCCGCGCTAGGACTCGGACTTCCGGTCGGGATCGGCCTTGCCGCCATCGGGTCGGGGATCGGCATCGGTTTCCTGGGCAAGGGAGCGATGGAGGCGATGGGACGCCAGCCGGAGATCCTCCCGAAGCTCCAAGTCGCCATGATCATCGGCTTCGGCTTCGCCGAAGCGCTCACGATCTACGCGTTCGTCACGATGTTCTTCCTTCAGGGTCGTATCGGTTAAGTCGCGAAGGGGTTCATGGAAAAGCTCGTTCACCTAAATCAGCTCCTCGCCCACGCGATCAGCTTCATCATTTTCCTCTTCCTCGTCCGTGGCGCGTTCAATGCGATCATCTTTCCCCCCATGCGCGAGCGCCGCGAGCGGATCCGCGCGGAATTCGAGCGCATCGAGCGGGAAAGGGCGGAGGTCCAAAAGATCCGCCAGGGGTACGAGGCTCACATGAAAAAGCTGGACGCCGAAAGCCGCCAGCGCATCCAGGAGGCGGTGGCGGAAGGCCAGCGCGTGGCCGCCGAGATCCGAGAGGCGTCGCGCAAGGAGGCCCAGGAGATGATCACCCGCGCGCGCCAGGAGATCGGGCTCGAGCGGGACAAGGCGCAGGCCACGCTCCGGAACGAGGTGGTCGATCTGGCGGTCGAGATCGCGGGGAAGGTGATCCGGGAAGAGCTGACCGCCGAGAAGCATCGGAAGCTCGTCGATGGGTTCCTCGCCGAGGTGGAAGAGGTCAAGTGATCTCCGCCGTTCTCGCGCGCCGCTACGCCCGCGCCCTTCTCGCTCTCTCCCAGCGTCTCGATGATGTGGAACGGACGCATCAGGATCTCCGGGGGGTCACGAGCATTTTCGAGAGCGACCCGCGTGTCCGGAGATTCTTCGAAGCGCCCAACATCGCGCGCACCGAGAAGGAAGCGTTCCTCGAGCGGAGATGGAAGCCCAAGCTCAACCGGAACGTCTACGGGTTGCTCGTGATCCTGCTCCGCCGCCGGCGCTTCGACCATCTGGTCGCGATCGCGGCCGAGTTTCACAAGCTCGCGGAGGAAGCGCAGGGCATCACCCGAGCGATCGTCCGCACCGCGGTCCCGATCAGCGAACGACAGGCGGACGCGCTGACGCGCGCGCTCAACCGACGTACCGGAAGGAAGGTCACCCTCACCCGCGAAGTGGACCCCGCGCTCCTCGGGGGTGTTACCCTCTCGCTGGATCACAAGGTCATCGACGGCACCCTCGCGACGCAGCTCTGGCGCATCCGCCGGCAGCTGCGTGAGGCGCGGGTCTGAGGCCAGAGGTCAACGCATGGCGTTCAAGCCAGAAGAAGTGAGTTCGGTCCTCGAGCAGGAGCTCGAGCGCTACGAGTCTCGGCTCAAGATGGAGAGCGTCGGGACGGTGTTGCAGGTGGGCGACGGCATCGCCCGCATCTGGGGCCTCGACGACGCGATGGCGGGGGAGCTCCTCATCTTTCCGGGGGACCTGACCGGCATCGCCCTCAATCTGGAAGAGGACAACGTGGGAGCGGCCCTTTTCGGCGGGACGGACAACGTCAAGCAGGGAGACACCGTGCGCCGCACCGGACGGATCGCTTCCGTCCCGGTCGGGGAGGCGATGATCGGCCGGGTCGTGAACGCGATCGGTCAGCCGATCGACGGCAAGGGTCCGATCGTCACGGACAAGTCGCGAGCCCTGGAGGGTCACGCGCCGGGCATCGTGGACCGCCAGCCGGTGAACCAGCCGGTGCAGACCGGCCTCAAGGCGATCGATTCGATGATCCCGATCGGGCGCGGGCAGCGAGAGTTGATCATCGGCGACCGCCAGACCGGCAAGACCGCGCTCGCGATCGACACGATCCTGAACCAGACCGCGGGCGACCTCCACTGCATCTACGTCGCGATCGGGCAGAAGGACTTTACCGTCGCGAAGGTGGTGAAAGTGCTGGAGGACCGCGGAGCGATGAAGTACACGACCGTGGTGTCCGCGGGGGCGAGCGAGTCCGCGCCGCTCCAGTACATCGCGCCCTACACCGGCTGCGCGATCGGCGAGGAGTTCCGCGACGCGGGGAAGCACGCCCTCGTGATCTACGACGATCTCTCCAAGCACGCTCAGGCCTACCGGCAGCTCTCGCTGCTCCTGCGCCGCCCGCCGGGGCGCGAGGCGTATCCGGGGGACATCTTCTACCTGCACTCACGGCTTCTCGAGCGCGCGGCGAAGCTGAACGAAAAGCTGGGCGCGGGCTCGCTCACGGCGCTCCCGATCATCGAGACGCAGGCGGGGGACGTGTCGGCCTACATCCCGACGAACGTGATCTCGATCACGGACGGCCAGATCTTCCTTGAGAGCGACCTCTTCTTCGCGGGCATCCGCCCCGCGATCAACGTGGGGATCTCGGTCTCGCGCGTCGGCGGCAAGGCGCAGACGAAGGCGATGAAGAAGGTCGCGGGACGGCTGCGCCT
The genomic region above belongs to Candidatus Eisenbacteria bacterium and contains:
- a CDS encoding F0F1 ATP synthase subunit alpha, yielding MAFKPEEVSSVLEQELERYESRLKMESVGTVLQVGDGIARIWGLDDAMAGELLIFPGDLTGIALNLEEDNVGAALFGGTDNVKQGDTVRRTGRIASVPVGEAMIGRVVNAIGQPIDGKGPIVTDKSRALEGHAPGIVDRQPVNQPVQTGLKAIDSMIPIGRGQRELIIGDRQTGKTALAIDTILNQTAGDLHCIYVAIGQKDFTVAKVVKVLEDRGAMKYTTVVSAGASESAPLQYIAPYTGCAIGEEFRDAGKHALVIYDDLSKHAQAYRQLSLLLRRPPGREAYPGDIFYLHSRLLERAAKLNEKLGAGSLTALPIIETQAGDVSAYIPTNVISITDGQIFLESDLFFAGIRPAINVGISVSRVGGKAQTKAMKKVAGRLRLDLAQFRELAAFSQFGSDLDKATQDQLTRGERMVELLKQGQYEPLPVERQVAIVYAGTQGFLDDLPTSDIRDFETGLYEYLDKSYADLMHDMKQKYELTDAIEAKLKKAIAAWKELFTKKRGGASR
- the atpH gene encoding ATP synthase F1 subunit delta, with protein sequence MISAVLARRYARALLALSQRLDDVERTHQDLRGVTSIFESDPRVRRFFEAPNIARTEKEAFLERRWKPKLNRNVYGLLVILLRRRRFDHLVAIAAEFHKLAEEAQGITRAIVRTAVPISERQADALTRALNRRTGRKVTLTREVDPALLGGVTLSLDHKVIDGTLATQLWRIRRQLREARV
- the atpF gene encoding F0F1 ATP synthase subunit B, which produces MEKLVHLNQLLAHAISFIIFLFLVRGAFNAIIFPPMRERRERIRAEFERIERERAEVQKIRQGYEAHMKKLDAESRQRIQEAVAEGQRVAAEIREASRKEAQEMITRARQEIGLERDKAQATLRNEVVDLAVEIAGKVIREELTAEKHRKLVDGFLAEVEEVK
- the atpE gene encoding ATP synthase F0 subunit C; this translates as MLFPAALGLGLPVGIGLAAIGSGIGIGFLGKGAMEAMGRQPEILPKLQVAMIIGFGFAEALTIYAFVTMFFLQGRIG